A window of Phyllopteryx taeniolatus isolate TA_2022b chromosome 19, UOR_Ptae_1.2, whole genome shotgun sequence contains these coding sequences:
- the LOC133469614 gene encoding ubiquitin-conjugating enzyme E2 D2-like isoform X4 translates to MFHWQATIMGPGDSPYQGGVFFLTILFPADYPFKPPKVAFTTKIYHPNINSNGSICLDILRSQWSPALTVSKVLLSICSLLCDPNPDDPLVPDIAQIYKNDKEKYNKLAKEWTQKYAM, encoded by the exons A tgtTTCATTGGCAGGCGACAATAATGGGTCCG GGTGACAGTCCTTACCAAGGAGGAGTTTTCTTCCTCACAATCCTCTTCCCCGCCGACTACCCCTTCAAGCCTCCAAAG GTAGCGTTTACAACAAAGATTTATCACCCAAATATCAACAGCAACGGGAGTATTTGTTTGGACATTCTACGGTCGCAGTGGTCTCCCGCACTAACCGTGTCGAAAG TGCTATTGTCCATATGTTCTTTGCTGTGTGATCCGAACCCGGATGACCCTTTAGTTCCGGATATAGCACAGATCTACAAGAATGACAAAGAAAA ATACAACAAACTAGCAAAAGAATGGACCCAAAAGTATGCCATGTAA
- the LOC133469614 gene encoding ubiquitin-conjugating enzyme E2 D2-like isoform X3 produces MALKRIHKELQDLQRDPPAQCSAGPVSDDMFHWQATIMGPGDSPYQGGVFFLTILFPADYPFKPPKVAFTTKIYHPNINSNGSICLDILRSQWSPALTVSKVLLSICSLLCDPNPDDPLVPDIAQIYKNDKEKYNKLAKEWTQKYAM; encoded by the exons ATGGCACTGAAAAGAATACATAAG GAGCTGCAGGACCTGCAGAGAGACCCTCCAGCACAGTGTTCTGCTGGACCTGTGAGCGACGACA tgtTTCATTGGCAGGCGACAATAATGGGTCCG GGTGACAGTCCTTACCAAGGAGGAGTTTTCTTCCTCACAATCCTCTTCCCCGCCGACTACCCCTTCAAGCCTCCAAAG GTAGCGTTTACAACAAAGATTTATCACCCAAATATCAACAGCAACGGGAGTATTTGTTTGGACATTCTACGGTCGCAGTGGTCTCCCGCACTAACCGTGTCGAAAG TGCTATTGTCCATATGTTCTTTGCTGTGTGATCCGAACCCGGATGACCCTTTAGTTCCGGATATAGCACAGATCTACAAGAATGACAAAGAAAA ATACAACAAACTAGCAAAAGAATGGACCCAAAAGTATGCCATGTAA
- the LOC133469614 gene encoding ubiquitin-conjugating enzyme E2 D2-like isoform X1 — protein sequence MALKRIHKCCWFVEQELQDLQRDPPAQCSAGPVSDDMFHWQATIMGPGDSPYQGGVFFLTILFPADYPFKPPKVAFTTKIYHPNINSNGSICLDILRSQWSPALTVSKVLLSICSLLCDPNPDDPLVPDIAQIYKNDKEKYNKLAKEWTQKYAM from the exons ATGGCACTGAAAAGAATACATAAG TGTTGCTGGTTTGTTGAGCAGGAGCTGCAGGACCTGCAGAGAGACCCTCCAGCACAGTGTTCTGCTGGACCTGTGAGCGACGACA tgtTTCATTGGCAGGCGACAATAATGGGTCCG GGTGACAGTCCTTACCAAGGAGGAGTTTTCTTCCTCACAATCCTCTTCCCCGCCGACTACCCCTTCAAGCCTCCAAAG GTAGCGTTTACAACAAAGATTTATCACCCAAATATCAACAGCAACGGGAGTATTTGTTTGGACATTCTACGGTCGCAGTGGTCTCCCGCACTAACCGTGTCGAAAG TGCTATTGTCCATATGTTCTTTGCTGTGTGATCCGAACCCGGATGACCCTTTAGTTCCGGATATAGCACAGATCTACAAGAATGACAAAGAAAA ATACAACAAACTAGCAAAAGAATGGACCCAAAAGTATGCCATGTAA
- the LOC133469614 gene encoding ubiquitin-conjugating enzyme E2 D1-like isoform X2 yields MESMKRRYGITLPHFQHEASVGGLGLRTLNVATNLFHWQATIMGPGDSPYQGGVFFLTILFPADYPFKPPKVAFTTKIYHPNINSNGSICLDILRSQWSPALTVSKVLLSICSLLCDPNPDDPLVPDIAQIYKNDKEKYNKLAKEWTQKYAM; encoded by the exons ATGGAATCTATGAAACGTCGGTATGGAATAACGCTACCCCATTTTCAACACGAAGCCTCGGTTGGAGGCTTGGGGCTACGGACTCTCAACGTTGCGACGAATT tgtTTCATTGGCAGGCGACAATAATGGGTCCG GGTGACAGTCCTTACCAAGGAGGAGTTTTCTTCCTCACAATCCTCTTCCCCGCCGACTACCCCTTCAAGCCTCCAAAG GTAGCGTTTACAACAAAGATTTATCACCCAAATATCAACAGCAACGGGAGTATTTGTTTGGACATTCTACGGTCGCAGTGGTCTCCCGCACTAACCGTGTCGAAAG TGCTATTGTCCATATGTTCTTTGCTGTGTGATCCGAACCCGGATGACCCTTTAGTTCCGGATATAGCACAGATCTACAAGAATGACAAAGAAAA ATACAACAAACTAGCAAAAGAATGGACCCAAAAGTATGCCATGTAA
- the LOC133469614 gene encoding ubiquitin-conjugating enzyme E2 D2-like isoform X5, translating into MGPGDSPYQGGVFFLTILFPADYPFKPPKVAFTTKIYHPNINSNGSICLDILRSQWSPALTVSKVLLSICSLLCDPNPDDPLVPDIAQIYKNDKEKYNKLAKEWTQKYAM; encoded by the exons ATGGGTCCG GGTGACAGTCCTTACCAAGGAGGAGTTTTCTTCCTCACAATCCTCTTCCCCGCCGACTACCCCTTCAAGCCTCCAAAG GTAGCGTTTACAACAAAGATTTATCACCCAAATATCAACAGCAACGGGAGTATTTGTTTGGACATTCTACGGTCGCAGTGGTCTCCCGCACTAACCGTGTCGAAAG TGCTATTGTCCATATGTTCTTTGCTGTGTGATCCGAACCCGGATGACCCTTTAGTTCCGGATATAGCACAGATCTACAAGAATGACAAAGAAAA ATACAACAAACTAGCAAAAGAATGGACCCAAAAGTATGCCATGTAA